The DNA window cacatcggtttctcggagatggttagaccgattcgactaaacttggcctcaaatgaaaggtattgcatccccgtaaatggctatttaatttcatcccgatccaacttccggttccggagttacaggttgtggcatgcgattacatagcaaattgtgattcaaaccgatactccgatggaagcaaaaaaggtaaaaatttcgctaaaatgtctctcaaataacttaactttgcagttctaggtcaccgacggccaaacaaactttcgttgactacattgaccaccatagacggttccggaagtgcccgggaaaagcggccatctttcaaaattgacgaactcacatcagtttcccggaaatggtcggaactcaaattttttttcaaaggggggaccccatgaaagttcagaaatcgaattcgtatttttgatgccaaacatctttaaaatgcatgaaacgtcgagattttatgttatctcgaaaaaatattttgttataaaaatcgactttttgggactttgccgatttcgaaccttttttcagttcaatattaccatggctgttttttctttttgaaattttacaactcgaataatgatttattttcctgtatatagttctcatgtgatgtataataataaaatgtaatatatgtatttaaaagcttttaatgaatataaacatcgcacacattctcgcggttcatgattgagaaaggcacaattgcaccgctaggtggattaaaataggtttttacttGAAAAAACGGCCTACTTTTCACTCAAATAACTCATGAACGTGCAATAACTGGCAAACCGCTCAGTATGCATCTGACAGTAAAAGATGAATGCTACAAGATCCTGTACGAATCCTTTATATTATCGTTACAGTTGAAATTTGGAAAATCAAACCAGCGACAATTGTTTTTTCTCTTGTTCAGTGCTAAGGGGCCatgtataaatgacgtagcattttgggggatGGGGGCTATACTAAATTTGTGACCAAGAGTGACGAGGGGGAGgctagggtcagaagttgtgcgacgtagcattaggtttaatttttttacgggcatcaaaacccatcgattggagaaaacaatttaatgttcctgCATTTccaagaaaaacaaatttaaattcacacaagttacttttcatgtggtttttcatgaggtaaattttacgattcgcggaattgcaagctcgcacgaaaagattttgtatgcggattcaAATTGCTACAtgagttagctaatgttgctaactagtaaaCCTAGTTTGGTAGCGGAATTAATTTTTCTCTTCGGATTCAAGCAAACAAAATGTAGTAATTTAGAAGAAACGTATGTTTCTTAGAATCGTTGgtagctgcaggattgtgaactgagagatcttctcttcatgctccccttgacataaaaaaattcaaaacaaaactatcaacatatatttgtcatgaaatgggtttATTTTGTACACAAGTTGCTGttgtaataaaaatgttgataaaagtcgtctaacattttgaaaggatgtgtatttaaattaattgaaaaacatatttagTTTTTTCCATCCACCGGTCGCGTTGCACAggatgagggggggggggtaggtaaatgctacgttatttaggAGGGGGAGGTGAgagttttgtgaccaaatgctacgagggaggagggaggggtcaaaaatcggcGAAAAAAACCAAGTCATTTTTGTACGGCCCCTAATTCATgatgtcggaagtagtgcgctgtaTAGTGCATCATTGTACGAATACAGCGATACTTCCGGCGTGATTCCATTGTTTAaaaccagagaaaatacgattgtcgctggttggattttccagttttaactgcaaccagaatatccGGTTGTATCCGTGGCTCTGGTAGCTGGATTCAAAGAATATCATTTTATAGCCTAAAATCTTGATACAAACCATATTCGGCGAACCTCACTCAATCACACACAAAATTACCTGACAAGTAGGGCGTCCCATTGTCATAAATTCTTCCGAAGGTAGTACATTGCTGTAACGAAtcatttcgaagttattcaaaacgatcacgttttttcgcgttttaaaccactCTGAGTTGGTTACTGTGCCTTTGCAAATAATTTAACGATCGTTGAATTCTTTGCACTCGTATGTCCTGTCCAAATCGTGCCCCATAAAACAGGACAAGAAAACAAAAGTAGCGCCCCTTTTTTCTTGTACCTTTGTTCAAATGCATATTATTTATTACCTTATCCTACTCGGCTtagggatcattcataaattacgaaacGTTTTTTGGGAGAGCAGGGGGTACGATACATTGTGACATGCCGTGACATATGAGGGAGGGGGAATAAGCTaaaacgttacgtaacatgtttctaCTGAAGAAATAGAAATTCAAGGAATTTTTTACGTAATAAGGGAGGGGcagataaagaaatttgtgacaatttgttgcaTGGGGAGACGGAGCAGtcaattttgagatatttttgcgttacgtaatttatgacgGTTCCCTTATCAATAGGAATTCATGCGTCCCAACAAGAAAAGGCCCGGGTTCATTTGTCCTGAAGTGTTCTACCGTTTCTTATGTATTAATATTGCTCTTTCTACTAACCTTGTAATTTCATTCCACATTTGGAGTTCGTTGTACAATCAGATATCTACACCTTTCTATTCTGTTGTTCATTATTACTTCAGAGTGGATTTAAATGACAATACGCCGTCGCTTATACCCTGAGTTTGCAGTGAGCGAGTGTCAGCTGTTTGCTGTGTGATTCAAGTCCAGAATGAAACGATTTGTACGCATATCTTATCTCGATAAATTTGCATAACAATATTTGCTTTCATTTATACATGGGCATAATTTTTGATGAGCATAATAAATTTCTGGTTCGGGTGTCGATAACGTAACCTACCGAACCCAGTCGCAATGCGTATGGCGGTGTTTGGCGCAGACAAGATTATACCTTTTGTCCGGCCAGTGGCGTAGcctggggaggggggggggggaggggttgggggttaaacccccctcccaaaccaaaatatttggatagaaaaaaaacttaatgctaaataatttaattgaatATGGTACAATTATAACCTTGAAAGTATAttgtctgatcactacattaaGAATCTATTGTTTTAGATATCATGaggatttttgaaaaatagtggggATTGGATCTTGTAACTGAACTCTTAGCCGaggtcccatagttgtcaaattatcaACTTAGTTCTTCTGAAGGGATATTCCGAAATATGGATTAGGGACAATGCTTCGAATGAAAAGCGAAGGTTGATTAGGTTGATTGTCTATAAACACAAACTTCTTTACTGAAAAATtggataattttaatttttcgctaaaatttattttttttgacaCAAAAACTCAATGTGATTGATAACGAtaataatattttgaaaaatgaaaggaaaatgttaaaaaataatttttccgtTTGGTCAGGAtttgtttttatgagcatttgatttttgttttataattagtTATATAAATAGCCTTTAAGCAGGattgaaaataatcaaaatttcaAAGTATTTCAAGTCAGTGGCATATTTTAATGTTCAATTTAATGGTGTAAATGTTGAATACGAGGACTCGTGTTTTGGATTTGCGAGCCTTAATTGTGTAAAACTACTGCTCGAAAATAATTGTTTGCGATCACGATCACATTATTCCGGAACTTTTAATGTTTTGTATCTTAGAAGTATATTACAACTTATTCTGATCTTACTGTAATTGATAAAACTCTTCTGCTGtgtataaataataaaattcatattcTATTCAAGGTAGTCTCCAAAGtctttttattaaaaagaactggctttaatttttttcctaaaTGTTGTTTTGTATCTCtatatatttcatttatttaaccttcatattttctacaaagtttttttaaatgacattatcaacaactttgctgaagacacctaatctctcactatttttgaagagttacttCTCCATAATCAATTCAATGAGTTTTCATCACCAAAGTTGTTATatcaaaatatgagctttttatgttggaaagcttcTTCGGAGTTGCTAAACCTTCAAAGTTGATGATTTGGtaattatgtgatcttgaccgttagaaaattttttgaacattattcCCACTTTAACATTGCACTTTGTATTTGCATTCTTTTGTAAAAGAAATTATAAAAGGCAtctgttagactaattttgtttaTGAACTTTCACTAATGTATCCAACTTACATTAAATTATagcgttttcgaaaaaaaatcgatttccatcaaaaacctcctcaaacaAAATTTCTGGTTACGCCACTGCGTCCAGCGATGTATTAAGTAAACATCATGGGATTTGAATATTCCAATAAATGTATGGGGAAAAACTTACCATCGACTTTTACAAAAATATTATCGCATTAATGGTTCATAGCTGCGCAAAGGGGTCAAAGtttaaatttatcaaatttgaaaaactgGTTTTTGGAATATTATTTGATACAACTACAAGTCAGTTTGTGGTTTTAGCAGGAGTACCAATAGTGGGTCAATAGTAAGTCTAGCTTATGCTGGGCTGGGTAGCGGATACAAGTTAGCTTTAAATCGTATACATGTGACAAATCATTGCTTTACTCCTCTACTTGAGATGATTTTTTTGGGTTATTAAAAACCCGGGCTTTGGTATCTAGTGGCGGAATTAAATAgtcaaatgtgttgggtggcAGCTCCGGTTGTGTGTGACCTCGCTTTTataggcagggtacgatcaccgtcgccaatatgataatcatgtgttctttctgGGGCGTCATCGTTTCCCAGGGATAGCATTGGGAGTTTGTGCATTTGGCCGGAGTTCCAAGGGTTGCAGATTCGAATCATGGATTTTTTAACAAAAGGAATTttgtttaactcaccatttcttCCACTGGATGGCGCAGGGGTGAATAAAACTTTCTATTACCGACAATATCTCATGATCGGAAACACTAAGCAGTTTGAAGTAATTGACATTCGGAAaattcttgtactttttatatttatattgggTGAGTGATCAGAACATTAGCCGGAGTGGAGTCTTCGGAgaacattttttaataattaccaTAATTCTCATACTTAGTGATGCATATTAATTTTTCACTCTTAAATAAAAAGGTACGAAGAGCAtgcctgaaaaaaatgtgttttaaatatggaaaaaatcaccACCAAGCGGATCAAGGAAGGTCTTgtattacaaaaaaattaataaatgctAGTGGAATTCTGGAGAAATATCTTTTCTGCAATAATCCTAATTatttgaaatataaattcattataCGTAGTCGTCGAAAGATGCAGAACAATTGCAAACACGGTTCGTTTAAGGGAATAATTAAACTGTTTATACGGCGACAAAATGGGAAAAGTAAGAGTTTTCTTATTTTACTAGCAGCTGGGagtagttttattttatttcacgaACAAGCTCACGAAAAAAATGTGaatccacgaataatactctaAACTTTGTGAAATTAttcatgtgaaaatttcaagaccATGAGTAAAGTTGTGTGAAAGTGAAAATGATTGAACGAAAATATTGCTGACGGTACGGGAAAAGAAGATTTATTGTGAACAAGGGTTTGTAGCAACAATTATTCTTAaagtttatttttgttataaagtatatatatatatatatatatatatatatatatatatatatatatatatatatatatatatatatatatatatatatatatatatatatatatatatatatatatatatatatatatatatatatatatatatatatatatatatatatatatatatatatatatatatatatatatatatatatatatatatatatatatatatatatatatatatatatatataaagttGAAATAGAATTATCTTTCGTTTGCCTTAATCATTCAAAAAACctcatttttgacaaaaaaagTAGTCATAGCTTTTGAACGAAAATGGTTGTATATGtgacatgaaaaaaattatctgCCCTAGAACAATTCTTTAAGTTATTTGAAGAGTACctcagttttaaatcaataccgcgaAAATGTTtggtaaaatgaaaaatattacaGATAGAActtacatgtcttcagtaaagttttcttaaatttattcttCAACAACTTCACTGAAAGTAGTATGGCTCTATCTAGAATGCTGCAAAAGTTAATCTTTTTATCTTAGTAAAATTAGAACCGTCCTAACTGTTGTTTGAAACAAGGCGCTCAAAAACTACCAAACTTTCCCAAAGTCATAATAAGGCTTAGATGTatagttttagtaaaaacttaaaattcCTGCTGAATTTGCATTCTGAACCACTGTGCACTGCAAGTTCTATTAATTCCTGCAGCTaagaataaaaattaagatgaCGTCATATAAAGGACACCCCTAGGACTGATATACCCTATTTTCAAGACATGATTGTCACGGGAATATCCAAGTACATATAAAACAGGGTATGCGTCATCCGATAAACATCGTTGTAATACTATCCACAAGCATTCAGAACTCTCTTCAAGCATATAGGTCAAGCGAGACATCACCGTTGTGCAACCGAAAAAATACACTCACCCCTCGCATGACGATGTTCACAACAGCAGTGATCGTTGATGAAAGCTGCCGAACGACAAAAGTGAATCTTATCAATGCCACACTCGTCACACCAGGCTGGAACTTTGGTGAGCTGATCCAAATCTAATGCTTCCAAGGCCAAGCGGGATTCCTTTTCACTGACTTCATGCTCCTTGAAGTACTCGATTACAGGAGTTGTGGGTCTAATCTTTGACCCGGCCATTTTGGTGTCGTCTTCACAATCTACGTTGACTTCGTTGGTTACAATCCCGGGACAGGTAAAGGCTGGCAAAAGGATCGTCACTAAAATCAACACTTGCAACGACAAATGTGTTTGTGCCCTACGTAAGGCCGTTGCCATTGTTTATAAAAGTCACGAGCACCGCCAGGAGCACGAGCAAACACATTAGACTGGACTGAACATTTAAGAAAATAATATCTACGTCTTACTTCGACTTCGCTCAGCGAAACACATTTTATGGATTTGTGAACTTTACTGATTAGCACGTTTCAATTCACACCATCACATGATGATCTGGAATACACTGCGTTACTTATCTTCTCTCAATAAGGTCGCATGAAATCTTACTCGCTCAGACCACCAACGAAATTACACTAATTTTTAAAAGCCACAATTAGAGGTACAGTTAGACCATGACTCACTTTATCCTTCAAGATTTTTCTCCTACTGGTTTTGTCCAGCAGACCACTTACAGAGGGTTGATACATTTGTTGGTGTACAGGGGTTGTTAGGGTGGAAAAAACGAAACTAACATGCGCGTCTAATGTTTTGCTCCGTTGCAAATAAACACAGAAAGAACCACCAACCAACCGAGAAAGTGAACAGCATAGAACCGACCCTTCCGATGCAACGTGAGTGACTGGAACCGTAAAGAAAGCAAGTTTTCTTCGATTCATGAGGATTGGTTCGGTTGGGGGAACAGCACTCAGGTGATTAACGATCGTACTCGTACCACGCGCTTCCTCGGTTCTCGTTCGGTTTTACATAGGCACATGCGCAGACTTGTGCCGCCGATCGGAAGCAGTCGTCGGTCGTTTGCTGTACTATTCCATACACGTTGCACATCTTCGCAAGTGAATAGTTTCCCTACTTTTTCTAGAAGCATTATAATTCTGATTATGATTAAGATCAGTGCTGGAAAAATCATCACCATAAAATCCGTTGATAATTATCGCTTATGATTTGTTTTCCGAAATTCTCATCATGCCGATAAAATCATGCCGGGATCACTTTTTTAACTATCAAAAGATCATCTCACTATCGAATTTTTGTTGCCCTGGTGATTTTGATCAGTGGTTGATTTTGATAACTGAGCGGGTGATTACGGCattatttcatattttggtATTTCGGTAAAATCATAAGTCAGAATTATCATCCATAATTGCGATTTGATATTCTTCTTGGATTTGTATTTGTAtgaaaagtccaactgacaatttgtctaaatgaactatactaaactaaggtaaattaaacataattaaactagtgacagtacacgacgacgaaactacGAAGAATTtatgacgaagtcgaaaatttcagcaaactcgttgaagcgacgactcattgctaaaattggactattggtagcGTAGTTGATGcagcgcatttcagaatgcagcagggctcgagggcgaagagaacgggtagacgcgtagaggctgatttgcgctagtagctccggatcatcatattcagccagcagagtttttgacacgaaggtagcttgcgctgcatgtctccggtGTGTTAaagacaacggtcctcgtacggtggcagctttaatggatcgttccacggcaattcacgtaacgcatatcgtatgaatttacgctggactgcttcgatcctaaggctccacgtagcttgataaGGGCACCAagcgacgtttgcaaattccagctgcgggcgcaccaatgagcaataaagagccttgaaacatagaggatcccgaaattcgttggatattttgaaaataaatccaagcaatcgattggctttgtcgatggtcgctgagacgCCAAGAacgactcctagatccttcacgtggtcaacgcgttgtagctgagttcctgcgatgttatatttgaaggtaagcatattgctcgttcgataatagctgttgacaaaacattttgcaacgctaaggaccatcatgtttcttacacaccagctataaaaggtgtcaataagatgctgtagctcacggcaatcggcttcattccgtataacaagaaaaaaatttaagtcgtcgacaaaaaacagctttcctccacgccttagaacgaaaaccgcatcgttcacgaacagtgaaaaaagtagtggacctagcgtactaccttgaggaactccggaagtgttgaaaaaggattctgaaacaatatcgcaaatttgaacaacgacttaacggtgcacaaggtaggatcgaagccaatggcagaatctagtagaacaccctagcttatcaagttttgttatcagtatctcatgattaactctatcaaaagctgcctttagatcagtgtaaatagtatccacctgcaatttcttagacatttgttccgtgcaaaatgacgtgaagcagacgagattcgtctcgactgaacgtcCTGGGGAAAATCCGTGTTGAGATGTActgatgtagtgtcgacaagcagaaaataacgcttcgttgataattgattcaaacactttagattcgactcctaacgaagtgattccgcgatagttcgctatGTTGCGTTTGTCGCCTTTtttgaataccgggaacattactgaacatttccaatcctcaggaaacgtttgctgctgaagcgataggttaaaaatatatgcaagtggtgttacaagtaagtccgaacatttttttaatacagttgaaggtatagcactgaggccgggtgcataagatatagccatttgttcagagacagtaaacacatccaaatcaacagcacaagcaggaacgtcacgagaggcattttcgagtccgattgcggttggcgagtcagttgaaaaaacactcgagaagtatctggcaaacagcgtacatttcgccacagttgtcgtagcttcttcgccgtcgtaaagcatccttgataGAAGTACAGtttcgcttcgtgttgacaaatgaccaaaagcccttcgggtttcggcgtagattattctggatgcggtttacatagcgtttgtacagaagcttgttgtaacaacgatactcattactggttacagtggcgtagccagaaatttggtttggagggggttttgatgaaaatcgcaaattttttgaaaaaatgctaaaatttaatgagtttgataaattattgaaaactcaaaaacataagtagtctaacagatgtcattccagtctacaaacaagaaggatcgacatggaacagttttcaaacctctatagattattttcttgtataatatgtcaatgaagtcaaaaattgcgatcttttaaagtgggataaatgatctaaaaaattttcagcgttcaagatcacctaatacaataatccttgactttgaaggtttgacaacttcgggaagttatcagcataaaacagcgcctgctttgatatagaaattttagtgattaactctcatagaggtaattatggtgaattaatttttcaaaaatattaagaaacatggtgccttcagcaaagtttttgataatgtcatttcaaacaattttgctgaaaatatgaaggctacatgaattcaacatatagggatttaaatggactgggcctgctatatttcttcttagtgaagaaaaatttaggtgaaaactatttttttctgcgctacggataaaattgtttgaaacactcattgcgagttgagaacacaaaacctataactaaattatggatggatggaactgaaacttgcgtttcgacttcatctcatcagaatccgacactaacttggtgggcggactaagctagcgccgaattgatgctagctcctgaaaatggaatcactctttgtgtttttgagtccttttaatatctggaaattatttgttttaaatccagttcccttattttttttgtaagcttcaaaggcaccttgaacgcaatgtgaatttattatttaattaccgcagaagagatttatcaaatacagtaatttcagaatagcttgttgtaaaggttttctactactatatttcgatactctgaatatgtgggatatttatgtctttgacaaagttgtttgaaatagcactttcgaaaactttgttggagacattaaatctcgatccaaatttggttgaagactaattcttgtctataattacttctaggaggattaaccgtctaaattattctatcagcagatgaacagttttacgttttgaaattcttcaatcgTTACaataacatcgaaatttggcaatttcgaatgaatgtgtTCGTgagcgttaaaaatttatcgagcattaattttacttttcttcaatagtcaacctcacaacttgcagtactagtacgtagcacacagaatcttagtacgccattcattgcatcctgcaaAGAGGCTagtcatatagttgataatacaacaaaaatccaatgctcataaaaccgatcctgacctgctagagacaaaattacatcagctttcaactagtttctgaaatgttattcttgttgttaaccatattgaattgttgtctaaactctacacaatctaaaaaatacattttcagcaaatgttgaaatgtatgtaagttttccgtaaacaagcttatgttttatatgcaatcaacctattcaaatttagattcccattcgaaaaattgtctctaatccatattttgaagcatctttccaaaaatgagctcataataattcagacagttattttatattacattgaagtaatttgacaactatgggattttggctaagagataagttacaagatccccttcccacaattttccaaaagttctcatgacgctttagacacagttctcaatgtagtgatcagagaatattttaccaaaaatattttgtggaatattaaattaaattcgtcagcatcaattttttttcaatccaattaattttggtttgggggggttttaacccccaaaacccccccctggctacgccactgactggttaaagtgaacatgcgcttagaaagaggactccgtcgatttgtgtacgcacgtagggtttttgctcgagtacgttttagctttcgaagagtgctgtatgaccagggcggcttgctaggaggctgacatttaggcactgaggtctcaacacagttcagtagtagtcgcttgtagagggcaactgcagcattaacactcacttgggcatgcagtacacttgcgacagagaactgcgcagctttacaaaatcagttttgagaaagttgagacggtcgacagaaaGAGTTTCTACATACTGAGCTGAGcgaatagtgccaattgagatttcaagcgcggTATGAAAAttgtcaagtggaacaatcacgctggatgcttcattgacggaacatacatgtataatagtttcactaatcaataatttcaatgattattATCCGTTTTCAACTTTATAGAAATGAGTTTTACCTATATTGAAGCGgacgttgaaaatcaatagttttggacattttcaatttactttaattcattcaattgtttcaaaatgtttcaaaatggaaaaaatttcaactttatgggaatgagttttatattgaaggacaaatTGTTGGCAGTTCAGAATCAATGGTTTTTGtgaattttcaatgcacaggaggGTCCGCTGATTtgtcaaaatagattttttcaaCGTAATgggaatgagttttatattgaaggcaAGTTTTTGGCAGTTTAGCATATAAACGCTCGTTCGCTCTCCTCTACGCTTACCTACTCTCGTGATCTCGCAAACATCAAAATACTACATATGGATGATTAACTCAACGTGTTAGCCCTTTTGAATTTATAAACTCGGTCTTAAGAGCAAACATGAAAACGCTCGTTTCCGTGCAATCATGAAGGCTCTATGCGTACACTGAATATCACAATTAGAACGACACCCCGCAGTTTCAGTGGGTGTCATTTCGcgtcgtctgcaattgtagttaatgagacgaagtcgaaacg is part of the Topomyia yanbarensis strain Yona2022 chromosome 1, ASM3024719v1, whole genome shotgun sequence genome and encodes:
- the LOC131677799 gene encoding uncharacterized protein LOC131677799 isoform X2 — translated: MATALRRAQTHLSLQVLILVTILLPAFTCPGIVTNEVNVDCEDDTKMAGSKIRPTTPVIEYFKEHEVSEKESRLALEALDLDQLTKVPAWCDECGIDKIHFCRSAAFINDHCCCEHRHARANSLPSFRKMLYAVAFSAYTPEHSHHWLGGCSWEFVSGTRLI
- the LOC131677799 gene encoding uncharacterized protein LOC131677799 isoform X1, yielding MATALRRAQTHLSLQVLILVTILLPAFTCPGIVTNEVNVDCEDDTKMAGSKIRPTTPVIEYFKEHEVSEKESRLALEALDLDQLTKVPAWCDECGIDKIHFCRSAAFINDHCCCEHRHAREKLSWIPHTCYLGKERCQPHTSSCSKYREIRECCCDRLLIGEYKARFSAGSRTCKPSQAASWILSVVWMTIGAIHLYS